One segment of Ziziphus jujuba cultivar Dongzao chromosome 12, ASM3175591v1 DNA contains the following:
- the LOC107429126 gene encoding UDP-glycosyltransferase 89A2: MSITAGGSRPHVLVFPYPAQGHSLVLLDLTHQLSLRNIAITILVTPKNLPALHPLLTVHPTIETLVLPLPPHPKLPPGLENIREIGVCGNIAMVNALSKLHDPIVEWFNSHTNPPVAIISDFFLGWTQKLADQIKIPRICFFSNRVAIASLFDYCWRNIKTVRSLPVVEFHELPKSPSFKQEHMPSIIRLFDESDPDSRMVRHGFIANGSSWGLVFNSFDFLEGEFLDHLRMRTGHHRSFGVGPLNLFTLPQSLERGIPDNNFHGCGGDVLSWLEGCADGSVLYVCFGSQKLLKRKQMEALASALEQSRTRFIWVVKTGVTEREMEEGYGVVPDGFEERIQGKGLVVRSWVPQLMILKHRAVWGFLSYSGWNSLMEGIAAGVMIFTWPMEADHYLNSKLLVDEMGVALKVCEGDDGVPDSAELGKVIDESMCNVDNPHRVKVREMRDQAFEAVSDTESSCRDLDQLVKELRLLLN, translated from the coding sequence ATGTCAATCACCGCCGGCGGAAGCCGACCACATGTTCTTGTATTTCCATATCCAGCTCAAGGCCACTCTCTCGTACTCCTCGATCTCACCCACCAACTCTCTCTCCGCAACATAGCCATAACCATCTTGGTCACCCCCAAGAACCTTCCAGCTCTCCACCCACTTCTCACCGTCCACCCAACCATCGAAACCTTAGTCCTTCCGCTTCCTCCCCACCCCAAACTACCTCCCGGGTTAGAGAACATCAGGGAAATCGGAGTGTGTGGAAACATCGCCATGGTCAACGCCTTGTCCAAGCTCCACGACCCCATCGTAGAGTGGTTCAACTCCCACACCAACCCTCCTGTGGCCATCATCTCCGATTTCTTCCTCGGCTGGACTCAGAAACTCGCCGATCAGATTAAGATTCCGCGAATCTGTTTCTTCTCCAACCGGGTTGCCATAGCCTCATTGTTTGACTACTGCTGGCGCAATATAAAGACAGTTCGCTCTTTACCGGTCGTCGAGTTCCATGAGCTCCCGAAATCACCTTCTTTCAAGCAGGAGCATATGCCTTCTATAATCCGGTTGTTCGACGAATCCGATCCCGATTCGAGGATGGTTAGACATGGTTTCATAGCAAATGGTTCAAGTTGGGGACTTGTTTTTAATAGCTTTGATTTTTTGGAAGGCGAATTTTTAGACCATTTGAGAATGAGAACGGGACACCATCGAAGCTTCGGTGTGGGGCCATTGAACTTGTTTACTTTACCTCAAAGTTTGGAACGGGGGATACCGGATAACAATTTCCATGGCTGCGGCGGTGATGTTTTAAGCTGGCTTGAAGGGTGTGCTGATGGATCCGTGCTTTACGTTTGTTTCGGGAGTCAGAAATTGTTgaagagaaaacaaatggaagCTTTGGCTTCGGCACTCGAGCAGAGCAGGACTAGGTTTATATGGGTTGTAAAAACTGGTGTTACGGAACGAGAAATGGAAGAAGGATACGGCGTCGTTCCGGACGGGTTCGAAGAAAGAATCCAAGGGAAAGGACTGGTGGTGAGGTCATGGGTTCCGCAGCTGATGATACTGAAACACAGAGCGGTTTGGGGGTTTCTGAGTTATTCGGGTTGGAACTCATTAATGGAAGGGATAGCAGCTGGAGTGATGATATTCACTTGGCCAATGGAGGCTGATCATTATCTGAATTCTAAGCTTCTGGTGGACGAAATGGGTGTTGCGTTAAAGGTCTGCGAAGGCGATGATGGAGTGCCTGACTCGGCTGAGTTGGGAAAGGTGATTGATGAGTCAATGTGTAACGTGGATAACCCACACAGAGTGAAAGTCAGAGAGATGAGGGATCAGGCTTTTGAAGCGGTAAGTGACACTGAGAGCTCATGCAGGGATTTGGATCAGCTCGTCAAAGAATTGCGCCTACTTTTAAATTAA
- the LOC107429115 gene encoding UDP-glycosyltransferase 89A2 — translation MSATICENQPHVLVFPYPAQGHSLALLDLAHQLSLRRIALTILVTPKNLPALDPLLIVHPTIETLVLPLPPHPKLPPGVENIRETGVRGNIAMINALSKLHDPIVQWFNSHANPPVAIISDFFLGWTQKLAARIRIPRICFFSNSVGSFSVTDYCWSNLNAVRSSPVVHFHELPKSPSFKQEHMPSVIRFFDESDPEKQMIRDGSIAIRSSWGLVFNSFDALEGDFLDHLREKMGHHRIYGVGPLNLFTLPESLERGKPDKDFHGCERDVLGWLEGCADESVLYVCFGSQKLLKRKQMEGLASALERSKTRFIWVVKTSTEREMEEGYGVVPDGFEERIQGRGLVVRTWVPQLMILNHRAVWGFLSYSGWNSLMEGISAGVMLFTWPMEADHYMNAKLLVDEMGVAVKVCEGDDGVPDSAELGKVIDESMNNVNGPQRVKVKEVRDKAVQAVSVDGTSSKNLDELVKELRLLCV, via the coding sequence ATGTCCGCCACCATATGCGAGAACCAACCACACGTGCTGGTATTTCCATACCCAGCACAAGGCCACTCTCTTGCACTCCTTGATCTCGCCCACCAACTTTCTCTCCGCCGCATAGCCTTAACCATCTTAGTCACCCCCAAGAACCTCCCAGCTCTCGATCCACTTCTCATCGTCCACCCGACCATCGAAACCTTGGTCCTTCCCCTTCCTCCCCACCCGAAACTACCTCCCGGAGTAGAGAACATCAGGGAAACAGGAGTACGAGGAAACATCGCCATGATCAACGCTTTATCCAAGCTCCACGATCCCATTGTACAGTGGTTCAACTCCCACGCTAACCCTCCTGTAGCTATTATCTCCGATTTCTTCCTCGGCTGGACTCAGAAACTGGCGGCTCGAATTCGTATTCCGAGGATCTGTTTCTTCTCCAACAGCGTTGGTAGTTTCTCAGTAACTGACTATTGCTGGAGTAATTTAAACGCAGTTCGTTCTTCACCGGTTGTCCACTTTCATGAGCTTCCGAAATCACCTTCTTTCAAGCAGGAGCATATGCCGTCTGTGATCCGTTTCTTCGATGAATCCGATCCGGAGAAGCAGATGATTAGAGATGGTTCCATTGCAATTCGTTCAAGTTGGGGTTTGGTTTTCAACAGCTTCGACGCTTTGGAAGGTGACTTCTTAGACCatttgagagagaaaatgggaCACCACCGCATCTACGGTGTTGGCCCGTTGAACCTGTTTACTCTACCGGAAAGTTTGGAACGAGGCAAACCGGATAAGGATTTCCATGGCTGCGAACGTGATGTTTTAGGCTGGCTCGAAGGGTGTGCTGATGAATCTGTGCTGTACGTTTGCTTCGGGAGTCAGAAATtgttaaagagaaaacaaatggaGGGTTTGGCTTCGGCGCTGGAGCGTAGCAAGACTCGGTTTATATGGGTCGTGAAAACTAGTACGGAGAGAGAAATGGAAGAAGGGTACGGCGTCGTTCCGGATGGGTTCGAAGAAAGAATCCAAGGGAGAGGACTGGTGGTGAGGACATGGGTTCCGCAGTTGATGATACTGAATCACCGAGCGGTTTGGGGGTTTCTGAGTTACTCGGGTTGGAACTCGTTAATGGAAGGGATATCAGCGGGAGTGATGCTGTTCACTTGGCCAATGGAGGCTGATCATTATATGAATGCTAAACTTCTGGTGGATGAAATGGGAGTGGCGGTGAAGGTTTGCGAAGGCGATGATGGAGTTCCTGACTCGGCCGAGTTGGGAAAGGTGATTGATGAGTCAATGAATAATGTGAACGGTCCACAAAGAGTGAAAGTGAAAGAGGTAAGGGACAAGGCTGTTCAAGCGGTAAGTGTCGATGGAACCTCATCCAAGAATCTGGACGAGCTTGTCAAAGAATTGCGCCTACTTTGTGTGTAA